In Macadamia integrifolia cultivar HAES 741 chromosome 1, SCU_Mint_v3, whole genome shotgun sequence, a single window of DNA contains:
- the LOC122079370 gene encoding protein FAR1-RELATED SEQUENCE 5-like, which yields MENGSMNDVSEPICGMLFNSEHDAYDYYNRFGRAMGFSVRKHFMNKSKKDKMTITSRGFVCSKAGCRLSDKRDMNTVNPRAETRTNCQARMNICLVDDGKYKCCEFVREHNHELHSTTTVHMLRSQRKMLDIHRHEIDLADDSGIMPRSTFELMGRQAGGIENLSCLTQDVRNYLRTKRQRALTYGEAGSLMKYFVTQTRTNPSFTYSFQLDSEEQITNIFWADPKMIIDYAHFGDVISFDTTFRTNKECRPFGLFAGFNHHRGCTVFGAALLYDETAESFEWLFEVFAEAHGGKKPKTIFTDQDKAMARALKEVWPQTWHGLCTWHLMQNGITHLGHMMKDGSKFLTDLKKCIYQYDVEDEFETVWYNLLHEYDVKDNAWLQRIYGLKSQWAKCYMKNTFTIGIRSTQLSESLNSDLKDYLKSTLDVVQFFKHFERVLNQKRGNELKTEFDARNKMPRLANSMSIVQKQVGELYTPAIFQLFQEEYNWMTVCTIIDRSNGMPFINFRVGIFEANCEYKVCCNPLQGIIACSCMKFETDGILCCHCLKVFDVLDIKRIPECYILKRWTRGARTMVLNDSRGKEVELDVNLDCTQRYKRICPELIQIASEASNTIEGYNLVKDAANELRFKLGNIRINPVDCPDMPILPDFSNDVYNGLRLKHKEKNTRGGRRLKSWVEKQGKKKKSGGPSNNQRLQEHQPPDEDCLMDNTYSSYMSLMDSISQISSQASVAHQSVDEDYI from the exons ATGGAGAATGGTAGCATGAATGATGTGAGTGAACCTATATGTGGGATGTTATTCAATTCAGAACATGATGCATATGATTACTACAACAGATTTGGACGGGCAATGGGATTTAGTGTTAGGAAACACTTTATGAATAAGAGCAAGAAAGACAAGATGACTATAACATCTAGGGGATTTGTCTGTTCAAAAGCTGGTTGTCGATTGAGTGACAAGCGAGACATGAATACTGTTAACCCCCGAGCTGAGACAAGAACAAATTGCCAGGCACGAATGAACATATGTTTGGTTGATGATGGAAAATACAAATGCTGTGAATTTGTGAGGGAACATAATCATGAGCTTCATAGCACAACAACAGTTCATATGCTGCGTTCACAGAGGAAGATGTTAGACATACATAGGCATGAAATTGATTTGGCAGATGACTCGGGGATCATGCCTAGATCCACATTTGAGTTGATGGGTAGGCAGGCTGGTGGGATAGAAAACCTTAGTTGTTTGACCCAAGATGTTAGGAACTATCTCCGCACTAAAAGACAGCGTGCCTTGACATATGGTGAGGCAGGTAGTTTGATGAAGTACTTTGTTACCCAAACTAGGACCAACCCATCTTTCACATACTCGTTTCAACTGGATAGTGAAGAACAAATAACAAACATATTTTGGGCTGATCCAAAGATGATCATTGACTACGCACATTTTGGAGATGTAATCAGCTTTGACACTACATTTCGCACCAACAAAGAGTGTAGGCCGTTTGGGTTGTTTGCTGGATTCAATCATCATAGAGGGTGCACTGTATTCGGGGCTGCACTTTTATATGATGAGACAGCGGAATCTTTCGAATGGCTGTTTGAGGTATTCGCTGAAGCTCACGGTGGAAAGAAGCCTAAAACTATATTCACGGATCAAGACAAAGCTATGGCTAGAGCATTAAAAGAAGTGTGGCCTCAGACGTGGCATGGATTGTGTACTTGGCACTTAATGCAGAATGGAATTACACATTTGGGTCATATGATGAAAGATGGTTCCAAGTTTCTTACAGATTTAAAGAAATGCATATACCAATAcgatgtggaagatgaattcGAGACAGTGTGGTATAATTTGCTACACGAGTATGATGTTAAGGATAATGCATGGTTGCAACGTATTTATGGTCTTAAAAGTCAGTGGGCGAAGTGCTATATGAAAAACACATTCACAATAGGCATTCGAAGTACACAGCTCAGTGAGAGTCTGAACAGTGACTTGAAGGACTATTTGAAGTCAACTTTGGATGTTGTgcaattttttaaacattttgaaagagttcttaacCAGAAGCGTGGTAATGAATTAAAAACTGAATTTGATGCACGAAACAAGATGCCACGACTTGCAAATTCAATGTCAATTGTACAGAAACAGGTTGGGGAACTCTACACTCCTGCAATTTTTCAGTTATTTCAAGAGGAATATAATTGGATGACTGTTTGCACCATCATAGACCGAAGTAATGGAATGCCCTTCATTAATTTTCGAGTTGGGATTTTTGAAGCAAATTGTGAGTATAAAGTATGTTGTAACCCACTTCAAGGAATTATAGCGTGCAGTTGCATGAAATTTGAGACAGATGGTATTCTGTGTTGCCATTGTTTGAAAGTTTTTGATGTGTTAGATATAAAGCGTATTCCTGAATGCTACATTCTGAAGAGATGGACACGGGGAGCAAGAACCATGGTACTCAATGACAGTAGGGGGAAAGAAGTTGAACTAGATGTCAACTTGGATTGTACCCAACGGTATAAGCGTATTTGTCCTGAACTTATTCAAATAGCATCAGAAGCTTCAAATACAATTGAGGGAtacaatttggtgaaagatgcTGCGAATGAATTAAGGTTTAAGCTTGGTAATATTAGAATCAACCCAGTTGATTGCCCTGATATGCCAATATTGCCTGATTTCTCTAATGACGTATACAATGGATTACGTTTGaagcataaagagaaaaatacaaGAGGTGGTAGACGGTTAAAGAGTTGGgttgaaaaacaaggaaaaaaaaagaaaagtggagGGCCAAGTAACAATCAACGATTACAAGAACATCAACCACCGGATGAAGATTGCCTGATGGATAACACATATTCCAGTTACATGTCACTTATG GATTCTATTTCCCAAATATCATCTCAAGCATCTGTAGCTCATCAATCAGTGGATGAAGATTATATTTAG
- the LOC122072457 gene encoding copper transport protein ATX1-like, translating into MAQTVVLKVGMSCQGCSGAVKRVLEKMEGVESFDIDMKEQKVTVKGNVEPDAVFQTVSKTGKKTSFWEAEAQVENGAKPDSAEAVVVNGEKPVSVEAVAVEEEKSVSVEAVAALVEAVAVKEEKPTSAEAVVVP; encoded by the exons ATGGCTCAG ACAGTTGTCCTCAAAGTTGGTATGTCATGTCAAGGTTGCTCTGGTGCTGTAAAGAGGGTGCTTGAGAAAATGGAAG GTGTGGAGTCATTCGACATTGATATGAAGGAGCAGAAAGTGACAGTGAAGGGAAATGTAGAGCCAGATGCAGTTTTCCAGACTGTGTCCAAGACAGGAAAGAAGACTTCCTTCTGGGAAGCAGAAGCACAAGTTGAAAATGGAGCAAAACCTGATTCTGCTGAAGCTGTTGTTGTTAATGGAGAAAAACCTGTTTCTGTAGAAGCTGTTGCTGTTGAAGAAGAAAAGTCTGTTTCTGTGGAAGCTGTTGCTGCACTTGTGGAAGCTGTTGCTGTTAAGGAAGAAAAACCTACTTCTGCTGAAGCTGTTGTTGTTCCTTGA
- the LOC122079470 gene encoding IQ domain-containing protein IQM3-like: MEIEPPAVQSFDMQSRHSFSFSSTACSQECGDTEMSLPSNSDLGFSAIVDSPDHNSSEAFSILTKSEHAQGSESFSSSSKISHRTCDGKAKFSTSESVVAVSPGAKSVTVNDQENGSFQSTAALNLQRVYRSYRTRRRLADTAVVAEELWWQAIDFARLNHSTISFFNFLKPETVASRWNRVSLNASKVGKGLFKNAKAQKLAFQHWIEAIDPRHRYGHNLHIYYAEWCKSESGQPFFYWLDIGEGKDVDLKEFPRSKLRQECITYLGPQEREDYEYIVIEGKILHKQTEKFLDTSEGSKWIFVMSTSKKFYAGEKKKGCFHHSSFLAGGATLAAGRLVAENGVLKTISAYSGHYRPSEENLDCFLTYLKDNGVNLDEVEIRSSTEDYENYGSSKSSHERSTVGIVTLPEPPQLENPSAVKKDQPMKPDEVTQTVPPEIAEIEKRGSYKRTLSGGLQSPRADVPEKAILQRINSKKSSSSYQLGHQLSLKWSTGAGPRIGCIADYPIQLRLQALEIVDLSPKFPPTPSGYKQSPCLISPTSCPTSGFCSNDRTSVA, from the exons ATGGAGATCGAACCCCCGGCTGTTCAGAGTTTTGATATGCAGTCAAGACACtcgttttctttctcttccactGCTTGCTCTCAAGAATGCGGCGACACTGAAATGTCTCTCCCTTCGAATTCCGACCTTGGCTTCTCTGCGATAGTCGATTCTCCTGACCACAACAGCTCCGAAGCTTTTTCCATTTTGACGAAGTCAGAACATGCGCAGGGAAGCGAGAGCTTCAGCTCCAGCTCGAAGATTTCCCACAGAACCTGCGATGGCAAGGCCAAATTCTCTACCTCAGAATCCGTCGTCGCCGTGAGCCCTGGCGCAAAATCCGTTACAGTCAACGATCAGGAAAACGGGAGCTTTCAGTCGACGGCTGCGCTGAATCTGCAGAGAGTCTACCGGAGTTACCGCACACGGCGCAGGTTAGCGGATACTGCCGTGGTCGCCGAAGAGCTTTG GTGGCAAGCGATCGACTTCGCTCGTCTGAACCACAGTACGATttccttcttcaatttcttgaaACCAGAAACTGTAGCTTCTCGATGGAATCGAGTCAGCTTGAATGCTTCAAAG GTTGGGAAGGGTTTGTTCAAAAACGCCAAGGCTCAGAAATTAGCTTTTCAACACTGGATTGAAGCT ATTGATCCACGACACCGTTATGGTCATAACTTGCACATATACTATGCAGAATGGTGTAAATCTGAAAGTGGCCAGCCATTCTTCTACTG GTTGGATATTGGTGAAGGCAAAGATGTTGATCTCAAAGAGTTCCCGAGGTCAAAGCTGAGACAGGAATGCATTACGTATCTTGGACCT CAAGAGAGGGAAGACTATGAGTACATTGTAATTGAGGGAAAAATCCTACACAAGCAAACTGAAAAGTTTCTTGATACAAGTGAAGGGTCAAAATGGATTTTTGTGATGAGCACTTCCAAGAAATTCTATGCTGGTGAG aagaagaagggttgtTTTCATCATTCGAGCTTCCTAGCAGGAGGGGCTACTTTAGCAGCTGGAAGACTTGTTGCAGAAAATGGAGTGCTTAAG ACAATCTCAGCGTATAGTGGACATTATCGCCCATCTGAAGAAAACCTTGACTGCTTCTTAACCTACCTTAAGGATAATGGCGTCAACCTTGATGAAGTTGAG ATACGCTCCTCTACTGAGGACTATGAGAATTATGGTAGCAGTAAATCATCTCACGAGAGGAGTACAGTTGGAATAGTGACACTACCTGAACCTCCCCAACTTGAAAATCCCAGTGCAGTCAAGAAAGATCAACCCATGAAACCAGATGAAGTAACGCAAACTGTACCACCGGAAATTGCTGAGATTGAAAAACGTGGTAGTTACAAAAGGACTTTATCTGGTGGTCTCCAGAGTCCGAGAGCGGATGTACCTGAGAAAGCAATATTGCAAAGGATCAATTCCAAGAAATCATCTAGCTCATATCAATTGGGGCATCAACTCTCACTGAAATGGTCTACTGGAGCAGGTCCGAGAATTGGGTGCATTGCAGACTATCCTATCCAACTGAGGTTACAAGCTCTGGAAATTGTAGACCTCTCCCCAAAGTTTCCCCCCACTCCATCTGGTTACAAGCAATCTCCTTGTCTTATTTCGCCTACATCCTGCCCCACATCTGGGTTTTGTAGCAATGATAGGACCTCTGTGGCTTAG
- the LOC122079474 gene encoding transcription factor bHLH28-like, which translates to MDKNENLKFSDEEEEEGNHGSTEATRQQLQILQSLIPNSNKTDSRSILEDAYDYLQRIHQEMEQIEKELSQRSEDQSGSLSGMSHSSCSNPSLAPKILRVVTEKLLEGRFVVKINSKKGPGVASQVQQVFESLELDVKMTSISVQERNPYEMLITAMVEVTKETMTEEELLDIITKEMERLGGLV; encoded by the exons ATGGATAAGAATGAGAACCTTAAGTTTTCagatgaagaggaggaagaaggcaaCCATGGCAGTACAGAAGCCACTCGGCAACAGCTACAAATTCTTCAGTCTCTCATTCCCAATTCCAACAAG ACTGATTCAAGATCAATCCTAGAAGATGCTTATGATTATCTTCAAAGAATTCATCAAGAGATGGAGCAGATTGAGAAAGAACTATCACAAAGGTCAGAAGATCAAAGTGGAAGCTTATCAGGGATGAGCCATAGCAGCTGCAGTAACCCAAGTCTAGCACCCAAGATACTGAGG GTGGTCACAGAGAAACTGTTAGAGGGCAGATTTGTGGTGAAGATCAATTCCAAGAAAGGGCCTGGTGTAGCTTCTCAGGTGCAGCAAGTCTTTGAGTCTTTGGAGTTGGATGTGAAAATGACTTCAATTTCAGTCCAAGAGAGAAACCCTTATGAGATGTTAATCACAGCTATGGTTGAG GTGACGAAAGAAACAATGACAGAAGAGGAGCTCCTTGATATTATAACGAAAGAAATGGAAAGGCTTGGTGGGTTAGTCTAA